A window from Oncorhynchus mykiss isolate Arlee chromosome 9, USDA_OmykA_1.1, whole genome shotgun sequence encodes these proteins:
- the LOC110531492 gene encoding macrophage mannose receptor 1-like isoform X1, with amino-acid sequence MGWRTILLLTGLFLPSPCLPQYHFVNMGKNWNEAQRYCREKYTDLATIDNMEDMNRLINTVDSGYNGSAWIGLYNGVNSWRWSLEDMDYYGEGETEFRNWDSSDGKYTDQHCVATGEYGTWWDLICNQNHHSVCYNGKTTIISERFILSNEGMTWDEGQSYCRQHYTDMASVRNLAESRKIGSIVPKGNWVWIGLFRDWSWSDQSNSSFRYWRSRAPNNRYGNCVSMFDKSGKWEDYTCGTKLPFCCYGAPAVTKTQQVVRVKLTPKDQNMVLTDPAIQEAILQQIKKELTEKGMSDDVKLRWKEQPDGKIFHKEEKGKK; translated from the exons ATGGGGTGGAGAACCATTCTATTACTAACAG GGCTGTTTTTACCCTCTCCATGCCTCCCTCAGTACCACTTTGTGAACATGGGCAAGAACTGGAATGAAGCACAGAGATACTGCAGAGAGAAGTACACTGACCTGGCCACCATAGACAACATGGAGGATATGAACAGACTGATCAACACTGTAGACAGTGGTTATAATGGATCAGCCTGGATAGGGTTGTATAATGGTGTTAACAGCTGGAGGTGGTCTCTAGAAGATATGGACTACTATGGTGAGGGAGAGACTGAGTTTAGGAACTGGGACAGTTCAGATGGTAAATACACTGATCAGCACTGTGTAGCGACAGGAGAGTACGGGACGTGGTGGGATCTCATTTGCAACCAAAATCACCACTCGGTCTGCTACAACG GGAAGACAACCATCATTTCTGAGAGGTTCATCTTGTCAAATGAAGGTATGACGTGGGATGAAGGGCAGAGCTACTGCAGACAGCACTACACAGACATGGCCAGTGTGAGGAACCTGGCTGAGAGCAGGAAGATAGGGAGCATTGTACCGAAGGGAAACTGGGTGTGGATCGGCCTGTTCAGAGACTGGAGCTGGTCGGACCAGAGTAACTCTTCATTCAGATACTGGCGTTCAAGAGCACCCAATAATCGCTACGGGAACTGTGTGTCGATGTTCGATAAATCAGGCAAATGGGAAGACTACACATGTGGAACAAAACTTCCCTTCTGTTGCTACGGTG CTCCCGCAGTGACgaagactcagcaggtggtgCGAGTGAAGCTGACCCCAAAAGACCAGAACATGGTCCTGACTGATCCTGCCATTCAGGAAGCCATCTTGCAGCAG ATAAAGAAGGAATTGACTGAGAAGGGGATGTCTGATGATGTCAAATTGAGATGGAAGGAGCAGCCTGATGGGAAGATCTTCCACAAGGAAGAAAAGGGGAAGAAGTAA
- the LOC110531492 gene encoding C-type lectin lectoxin-Thr1-like isoform X2 → MTWDEGQSYCRQHYTDMASVRNLAESRKIGSIVPKGNWVWIGLFRDWSWSDQSNSSFRYWRSRAPNNRYGNCVSMFDKSGKWEDYTCGTKLPFCCYGAPAVTKTQQVVRVKLTPKDQNMVLTDPAIQEAILQQIKKELTEKGMSDDVKLRWKEQPDGKIFHKEEKGKK, encoded by the exons ATGACGTGGGATGAAGGGCAGAGCTACTGCAGACAGCACTACACAGACATGGCCAGTGTGAGGAACCTGGCTGAGAGCAGGAAGATAGGGAGCATTGTACCGAAGGGAAACTGGGTGTGGATCGGCCTGTTCAGAGACTGGAGCTGGTCGGACCAGAGTAACTCTTCATTCAGATACTGGCGTTCAAGAGCACCCAATAATCGCTACGGGAACTGTGTGTCGATGTTCGATAAATCAGGCAAATGGGAAGACTACACATGTGGAACAAAACTTCCCTTCTGTTGCTACGGTG CTCCCGCAGTGACgaagactcagcaggtggtgCGAGTGAAGCTGACCCCAAAAGACCAGAACATGGTCCTGACTGATCCTGCCATTCAGGAAGCCATCTTGCAGCAG ATAAAGAAGGAATTGACTGAGAAGGGGATGTCTGATGATGTCAAATTGAGATGGAAGGAGCAGCCTGATGGGAAGATCTTCCACAAGGAAGAAAAGGGGAAGAAGTAA